A region from the Sulfitobacter sp. D7 genome encodes:
- the ligA gene encoding NAD-dependent DNA ligase LigA, with translation MTSQIEVEALTKAQAETELARLAEVLNAANTAYHTEDAPEISDAEYDALKRRNAAIEARFPDIKRADSPSEQVGAPVAEGFGKVRHAVPMLSLANAFDAEEVTEFDARIRKYLGLGSDAPLAYTAEPKIDGLSLSLRYEKGVLVQAATRGDGAVGENVTANARTIENIPQELKNAPDLLEVRGEVYMSHADFAALNARQAERGGKTFANPRNAAAGSLRQLDAEITRARPLQFFAYAWGALSEPLAETQKGAIDRLTELGFSTNPLTALCDGPSDMVAHYEKIEAQRATLGYDIDGVVYKVDDLALQERLGFRSTTPRWAVAHKFAAELAWTRLEGIDIQVGRTGALSPVARLQPVTVGGVVVSNATLHNEDYIKGLDSKGAEIRGGKDVRVGDWVQIYRAGDVIPKVADVDLSKRPSDAEAFVYPTTCPECGSDAMREPGDAVRRCTGGLICPAQAVEKLIHFVSRKAFDIDGLGAKQVEQFYHDGWIAEPADIFTLKERYGSGVQQLKNREGWGPKSADNLFQAIEDRREIPMARLIFALGIRHVGEAASSLIALHYGDWDSFEAAMAEARGLDGPAWDDLIGVDGVGSVMAGSLVSAFAQEAERASIDRLVAHLTVIPAERPDTEGSPVAGKTVVFTGTLEKMSRAEAKARAERLGAKVSGSVSGKTDILVAGPGAGSKAKKAADLGVETMDEDGWLALIEGK, from the coding sequence GTGACATCCCAGATCGAGGTTGAAGCGCTGACCAAAGCGCAGGCAGAGACGGAGCTGGCCCGGCTGGCCGAGGTGCTGAACGCGGCGAACACCGCCTATCATACGGAAGATGCACCAGAAATTTCCGACGCGGAATATGACGCGCTGAAGCGGCGCAATGCCGCAATCGAAGCGCGCTTCCCCGACATCAAGCGCGCTGACAGCCCGTCAGAGCAAGTCGGCGCGCCGGTCGCCGAAGGGTTCGGCAAGGTGCGACATGCGGTGCCGATGCTCTCGCTCGCCAATGCTTTCGACGCCGAGGAAGTCACTGAGTTCGACGCCCGGATCCGCAAATACCTTGGGCTGGGGTCGGATGCGCCATTGGCCTATACGGCCGAGCCCAAGATCGACGGGCTGTCGCTGTCCCTGCGCTACGAAAAGGGTGTGCTGGTGCAGGCCGCCACGCGGGGCGATGGCGCGGTGGGCGAAAATGTCACCGCCAACGCCCGCACCATTGAAAACATCCCGCAAGAGTTAAAGAACGCGCCGGACCTGCTGGAGGTGCGCGGCGAAGTCTATATGAGCCACGCCGATTTCGCGGCACTGAACGCGCGGCAGGCAGAAAGGGGCGGCAAAACCTTTGCCAACCCGCGCAATGCCGCCGCCGGATCCCTGCGGCAGCTCGACGCAGAGATTACCCGCGCCCGGCCATTGCAGTTTTTCGCCTATGCTTGGGGTGCGCTCTCGGAACCCTTGGCTGAGACGCAGAAGGGCGCGATTGACCGATTGACGGAACTGGGATTTTCGACCAACCCTCTGACCGCGCTTTGTGACGGGCCAAGTGATATGGTCGCCCATTACGAAAAGATCGAAGCGCAGCGCGCCACGCTGGGCTATGACATCGATGGCGTGGTCTATAAGGTCGACGATCTCGCGCTTCAGGAACGGCTTGGCTTTCGCTCCACCACGCCGCGTTGGGCCGTCGCCCATAAATTCGCCGCCGAATTGGCGTGGACCCGGCTTGAGGGGATCGACATTCAAGTTGGGCGCACCGGTGCCTTGTCGCCCGTGGCGCGGTTGCAGCCGGTCACGGTGGGCGGGGTCGTCGTCTCCAACGCGACGCTGCACAACGAAGATTACATCAAAGGGCTCGACAGCAAGGGCGCCGAAATCCGCGGCGGCAAGGACGTGCGCGTGGGCGATTGGGTGCAGATATACCGCGCGGGCGATGTGATCCCCAAAGTGGCCGACGTGGACCTGTCGAAACGTCCCTCTGATGCCGAAGCCTTTGTCTATCCCACCACCTGCCCGGAATGCGGGTCGGATGCGATGCGGGAGCCGGGCGATGCGGTGCGGCGCTGCACCGGTGGGTTGATCTGCCCGGCGCAGGCCGTTGAAAAGCTTATCCATTTCGTCAGCCGCAAGGCATTTGATATCGACGGTCTGGGGGCCAAACAGGTCGAACAGTTTTACCATGACGGTTGGATCGCGGAGCCTGCGGATATTTTCACCTTGAAAGAGCGTTACGGCAGCGGCGTGCAGCAGTTGAAAAACCGCGAAGGCTGGGGGCCGAAGTCGGCGGATAACCTTTTTCAGGCCATCGAAGATCGCCGTGAAATACCGATGGCGCGTCTGATTTTTGCCCTTGGTATTCGCCATGTTGGCGAGGCGGCGTCGAGCCTGATCGCGCTGCACTACGGCGATTGGGACAGTTTTGAGGCCGCCATGGCCGAGGCGCGCGGGCTCGACGGCCCCGCTTGGGATGATCTGATTGGCGTCGATGGCGTCGGCAGCGTCATGGCGGGTTCGCTGGTTTCGGCCTTTGCGCAAGAGGCAGAGCGTGCCTCAATCGACCGGTTGGTGGCGCATCTGACCGTGATCCCGGCGGAACGCCCCGACACCGAAGGCAGCCCCGTCGCAGGCAAGACCGTCGTCTTTACCGGCACTTTGGAGAAGATGAGCCGGGCCGAGGCCAAGGCCCGGGCGGAGCGTTTGGGGGCCAAGGTTTCAGGCTCGGTCAGCGGCAAAACCGATATTCTGGTCGCCGGACCGGGGGCGGGGTCCAAGGCCAAGAAGGCCGCTGATCTGGGGGTCGAGACGATGGATGAAGATGGCTGGCTCGCCTTGATCGAAGGCAAATGA
- the ctrA gene encoding response regulator transcription factor CtrA, translating to MRVLLVEDDPTTSRSIELMLTHANLNVYATDLGEEGIDLAKLYDYDLILLDLDLPDMNGHDVLRQLRLARIETPILILSGSDDTENKLRGFGFGADDYLTKPFHREELVARIHAIIRRSKGHSQSVIETGQVAVNLDAKTVSVNDSPVHLTGKEYQMLELLSLRKGTTLTKEMFLNHLYGGMDEPELKIIDVFICKLRKKLSQATGGESYIETVWGRGYVLRDPEPAQMDLAASA from the coding sequence ATGCGTGTATTGTTAGTTGAAGATGACCCGACGACCTCTCGCAGTATTGAACTCATGCTGACCCATGCGAATCTTAACGTCTATGCCACCGACCTAGGCGAAGAGGGAATCGATCTGGCCAAGCTCTATGACTATGATTTGATCCTGCTCGACCTCGATCTGCCGGATATGAACGGCCATGATGTGCTGCGCCAATTGCGGCTGGCGCGGATTGAAACGCCGATCCTGATCCTGTCGGGGTCCGACGATACGGAAAACAAACTCAGGGGATTTGGATTTGGTGCCGACGATTATTTGACCAAACCATTTCACCGCGAAGAATTGGTGGCCCGGATCCACGCCATCATCCGTCGTTCCAAAGGCCATTCCCAATCGGTGATTGAGACGGGGCAAGTCGCCGTAAACCTTGATGCCAAGACCGTCAGTGTCAACGACAGCCCCGTGCATTTGACCGGCAAAGAATACCAGATGCTGGAACTGCTGAGCCTGCGCAAGGGCACGACCCTGACCAAAGAGATGTTTCTCAACCACCTCTATGGCGGCATGGATGAGCCTGAACTGAAGATCATCGATGTCTTTATCTGCAAGCTGCGCAAAAAGCTCAGCCAAGCCACAGGCGGAGAGAGCTATATCGAAACCGTCTGGGGCCGGGGCTATGTGCTGCGCGATCCCGAACCGGCGCAGATGGATCTGGCCGCCAGCGCCTGA
- the sciP gene encoding CtrA inhibitor SciP, with product MYLKKVDGPRSVTLADGSVMSRADLPGADTRRWVASRKAAVVRGVVYGLITQSEALERYGISDDEFMEWLHAVTEHGEAALKATALKKYRQL from the coding sequence ATGTACCTGAAAAAAGTCGATGGGCCACGGTCTGTTACCCTCGCTGACGGGAGCGTGATGTCACGCGCCGATTTGCCCGGCGCAGATACGCGAAGGTGGGTCGCCTCGCGCAAGGCAGCGGTGGTGCGGGGGGTGGTCTATGGGCTGATCACCCAATCCGAAGCGCTGGAGCGTTATGGCATTAGCGATGACGAATTTATGGAATGGTTGCATGCGGTTACAGAGCATGGAGAGGCCGCGCTGAAGGCCACTGCCTTGAAGAAGTATAGACAACTTTAA
- the mnmA gene encoding tRNA 2-thiouridine(34) synthase MnmA — translation MALDQTPPLNSLGFAKAPADTRVVVAMSGGVDSSVVAAMLADEGYDVVGVTLQLYDHGAALAKKGACCAGVDIQDARRVAEEMGFPHYVLDYENVFKDAVIDEFADSYLGGATPVPCIRCNERVKFKDLLETAKDLEADCMATGHYIQRKMGENGPELHAAADGNRDQSYFLFSTTEEQLSYLRFPLGHLPSKDDTRKLAAKYGLEVADKPDSQDICFVPNGDYAAVIRKLRPEAADPGNIVDTEGNVLANHEGVIHYTIGQRRGLGIGGLADPLYVVRLDAERKEVVVGPKSMLATRKIPVREINWLGDEPLTSRPEWHIAVRVRSTRPPRDAILRPISATEAEVELLTAEEGVSPGQACVFYDPESTRIFGGGWIHRG, via the coding sequence ATGGCCCTTGATCAGACCCCGCCGCTCAATTCGCTTGGCTTTGCCAAAGCCCCCGCCGATACGCGGGTGGTGGTGGCGATGTCTGGCGGTGTGGACAGTTCGGTGGTTGCCGCGATGCTGGCTGATGAGGGGTATGACGTCGTCGGCGTCACCCTCCAGCTTTACGATCACGGCGCGGCGCTGGCTAAAAAAGGTGCCTGCTGTGCGGGTGTCGACATCCAAGACGCCCGCCGCGTGGCCGAGGAAATGGGCTTCCCGCATTACGTTCTGGACTATGAAAACGTCTTTAAGGACGCCGTGATCGACGAGTTTGCCGATAGCTACCTTGGCGGTGCGACACCTGTGCCCTGCATTCGCTGCAACGAGCGGGTGAAGTTCAAAGACCTGTTGGAAACCGCCAAAGATCTTGAGGCCGACTGCATGGCCACAGGTCACTATATCCAGCGGAAGATGGGCGAGAACGGCCCGGAACTGCACGCCGCCGCCGACGGCAACCGTGATCAGAGCTATTTCCTCTTCTCCACCACCGAAGAGCAGCTTTCCTATCTGCGCTTCCCATTGGGCCATCTGCCCAGCAAGGACGACACCCGCAAGCTGGCGGCGAAATACGGGCTGGAAGTCGCGGACAAACCTGACAGTCAGGATATCTGTTTCGTCCCCAATGGCGACTATGCCGCGGTGATCCGCAAACTACGGCCTGAGGCTGCCGATCCGGGCAATATCGTCGATACCGAGGGCAATGTGCTGGCGAATCATGAGGGTGTGATCCACTACACCATCGGTCAGCGCCGCGGCTTGGGCATCGGCGGTCTGGCCGACCCGCTTTATGTGGTGAGGTTGGATGCCGAGCGCAAAGAGGTCGTCGTTGGCCCTAAATCCATGCTCGCCACCCGCAAGATCCCGGTGCGAGAGATCAACTGGCTGGGCGATGAGCCCCTGACCTCGCGCCCGGAGTGGCACATCGCCGTGCGCGTGCGCTCCACCCGTCCGCCGCGCGATGCGATTCTGCGCCCGATCAGCGCGACCGAGGCCGAGGTTGAACTGCTGACCGCCGAGGAAGGCGTGTCCCCGGGGCAGGCTTGCGTGTTCTATGATCCTGAAAGCACCCGCATCTTCGGCGGCGGCTGGATCCACCGGGGCTGA
- the lpxB gene encoding lipid-A-disaccharide synthase: MKVFILAGEPSGDRLGGALMAGLKELCPEVTFDGIGGPMMMAQGLESRFDMNELSVMGLAEILPKYRALMARINETAQAVVETKPDVLITIDSPDFSLRVARKVKEKSDIRTVHYVAPTVWAWRPGRAEKMARSVDHVLALFPFEPPYMEAAGMACDFVGHPVVAEPVADDAAAAAFRAEHRLADAPLLLALPGSRRGEVTRLAPVFQQVVARLVEAEPALRVVVPAASPVAALVKQVTRNWAGNPLVLDPRDMASEEFTATKRAAFRAADVALAASGTVSLELAAVNTPMVIAYDMNWISRQIIGRMLRVDTVTLVNLVSETRVVPEFIGANCRPGPIAEGVLQVLRAPGAQKDAMALTMQRLGQGGEAPGLRAARAVLARM; the protein is encoded by the coding sequence ATGAAGGTGTTCATTCTGGCAGGCGAGCCTTCGGGCGATCGGTTGGGCGGCGCGCTGATGGCGGGGCTGAAAGAGCTTTGTCCCGAGGTGACCTTCGACGGCATCGGCGGGCCGATGATGATGGCTCAGGGGTTGGAAAGCCGGTTCGACATGAACGAGCTCAGCGTCATGGGGCTGGCCGAGATCCTGCCGAAATATCGCGCGCTGATGGCCCGGATCAACGAGACGGCGCAGGCGGTGGTTGAGACCAAACCAGATGTGCTCATCACCATCGACAGCCCCGATTTTTCCCTGCGTGTGGCGCGTAAGGTGAAAGAGAAATCCGACATCCGAACAGTGCATTACGTTGCCCCGACGGTCTGGGCATGGCGCCCCGGTCGGGCTGAGAAGATGGCCCGCTCTGTCGATCATGTGCTGGCGCTTTTCCCCTTTGAGCCGCCCTATATGGAAGCGGCGGGTATGGCCTGTGATTTCGTGGGTCACCCGGTGGTGGCCGAGCCTGTGGCCGATGACGCCGCCGCTGCGGCCTTCCGCGCCGAGCACCGTCTTGCCGATGCACCGCTGTTGCTGGCGTTGCCCGGCTCGCGCCGGGGCGAGGTCACGCGGCTGGCGCCAGTGTTCCAGCAGGTCGTCGCGCGGCTGGTCGAGGCGGAGCCGGCCTTGCGCGTCGTGGTGCCAGCGGCCAGTCCGGTGGCGGCATTGGTCAAACAGGTGACGCGCAATTGGGCCGGCAACCCGCTGGTGCTGGACCCGCGTGATATGGCGTCCGAAGAGTTCACCGCCACCAAACGCGCCGCCTTCCGCGCGGCGGATGTGGCGCTGGCGGCCTCGGGCACCGTGTCTCTGGAACTGGCTGCGGTGAACACGCCAATGGTCATCGCCTATGACATGAACTGGATCAGCCGCCAGATCATCGGGCGGATGCTGCGGGTGGATACGGTGACGCTGGTCAACCTCGTCTCGGAAACCCGCGTGGTGCCGGAGTTCATCGGGGCGAACTGCCGCCCCGGACCCATCGCTGAAGGTGTCTTGCAGGTGCTGCGCGCGCCCGGCGCCCAGAAGGACGCGATGGCGCTGACGATGCAACGTTTGGGGCAGGGCGGCGAGGCACCGGGCCTGCGGGCCGCGCGCGCGGTGCTGGCCCGGATGTAG
- a CDS encoding LpxI family protein, translated as MSLALIAGRGGLPARVAAAQAEPPLVCAYEGCAPDGLKPDLTFRLETLGSLLAHLLGVGIRDVCLCGAIDRPTLDPAKLDIRTAPLVPQFKQALAAGDNGALEVIKTIFEDHGLRVVGADELVPDLLADSGVLSRELPDEQMRRDAARGAAVLDGLATLDIGQACVIGREQVYGVETIGGTDHLLTTLPEMVRGARAVLCKGPKTDQIREIDLPTIGPDTLRAAHAAGLAGVVVKAGGVMLLERDACVALADELGLVLWVREKDAT; from the coding sequence ATGAGCCTTGCGCTGATCGCCGGGCGCGGCGGCTTGCCCGCACGGGTGGCGGCAGCGCAGGCCGAGCCGCCGTTGGTCTGCGCCTATGAGGGCTGCGCGCCCGATGGGTTGAAGCCCGATCTGACCTTTCGTTTGGAGACCTTGGGCAGCCTTCTGGCGCATCTTTTGGGCGTGGGTATTCGAGATGTGTGTCTGTGCGGGGCTATCGACCGGCCCACGCTGGACCCCGCAAAGCTCGATATCCGCACAGCACCTTTGGTGCCGCAGTTCAAACAGGCGCTGGCCGCGGGCGACAATGGCGCGCTTGAGGTGATCAAGACGATTTTCGAAGACCATGGCCTTCGGGTGGTCGGGGCCGATGAACTGGTGCCCGACTTGTTGGCCGACAGCGGTGTGCTGTCGCGGGAGTTGCCAGATGAGCAGATGCGCCGGGATGCCGCGCGTGGTGCTGCCGTGCTCGATGGCTTGGCCACGCTCGACATCGGGCAGGCTTGCGTGATTGGGCGTGAGCAGGTCTACGGGGTTGAGACCATCGGCGGCACGGATCACTTGCTGACGACCTTGCCAGAGATGGTGCGCGGGGCGCGAGCGGTGCTCTGCAAAGGCCCGAAAACTGACCAAATCCGCGAGATTGATCTGCCCACCATCGGCCCCGACACGCTGCGCGCCGCCCATGCAGCGGGGCTGGCGGGCGTGGTCGTAAAAGCAGGCGGTGTGATGCTGCTGGAGCGTGACGCTTGCGTGGCGCTTGCTGATGAGCTTGGTCTGGTGCTTTGGGTCCGAGAGAAAGACGCGACATGA
- the lpxA gene encoding acyl-ACP--UDP-N-acetylglucosamine O-acyltransferase: MSNIHPSAVIEEGAQIDPSARVGPFCVVGPEVVLKADVELKSHVVVTGQTEVGAGTVIFPFAVIGEIPQDLKFKGEASRLVIGERNRIREHVTMNCGTEGGGGVTRVGDDGLFMAGCHIAHDAIVGNRVIVVNNAAVAGHCVLEDDVIIGGLSGIHQWVRIGQGAIIGAVTMVTNDVIPYGLVQAPRGDLDGLNLVGLKRAGVARSDITALRAAFQMLAQGEGTFSDRARRLGDETQSDYVRQIVDFVMADTGRHFLTPK; encoded by the coding sequence ATGAGCAATATCCACCCCAGTGCCGTGATCGAAGAGGGGGCGCAGATCGACCCTTCGGCGCGCGTCGGCCCCTTTTGCGTCGTCGGGCCTGAGGTCGTGCTAAAGGCGGATGTGGAGTTGAAATCCCATGTCGTCGTCACTGGCCAGACCGAGGTTGGCGCGGGCACGGTGATCTTTCCTTTCGCGGTGATCGGTGAGATTCCGCAGGATTTGAAGTTCAAGGGCGAAGCCAGCCGTCTGGTCATTGGCGAACGCAACCGCATCCGCGAACATGTCACGATGAACTGCGGCACCGAAGGCGGTGGCGGGGTGACGCGCGTGGGCGACGACGGGCTGTTCATGGCGGGCTGTCACATTGCCCATGACGCCATCGTCGGCAACCGCGTGATCGTGGTGAACAACGCCGCCGTGGCGGGGCATTGCGTGCTTGAAGATGACGTGATCATTGGCGGGCTTTCGGGCATCCATCAGTGGGTCCGCATCGGTCAAGGCGCGATCATTGGCGCGGTGACCATGGTGACCAATGACGTGATCCCCTATGGGCTTGTCCAAGCGCCGCGGGGTGATCTGGACGGGCTGAACCTTGTCGGGCTGAAACGCGCGGGCGTGGCACGGAGCGACATCACGGCGCTGCGGGCAGCGTTTCAGATGCTCGCGCAGGGCGAGGGTACATTCTCGGACCGAGCGCGGCGTTTGGGCGACGAAACCCAAAGCGATTACGTTCGCCAGATCGTCGATTTTGTCATGGCCGACACGGGCCGTCATTTCCTGACGCCGAAATGA
- the fabZ gene encoding 3-hydroxyacyl-ACP dehydratase FabZ has product MTEELLRADIQLIQRILPHRYPFLLVDKVEEIKGTESAVGYKNVTMNEPHFQGHFPGTPIMPGVTIVEAMAQTAGVMVGTALGMQDRDMLIYFMSIDKCKFRRKVGPGDVLRMDLTTLRGKPGAKIWKFGGVATVEGEMAAEAEFMAMLDLPQDAA; this is encoded by the coding sequence ATGACCGAAGAGCTGCTGCGCGCCGATATCCAGTTGATCCAGCGCATCCTGCCGCACCGCTATCCCTTTTTGCTGGTCGACAAGGTCGAAGAGATCAAGGGCACCGAGAGTGCTGTCGGCTACAAAAACGTCACCATGAACGAGCCGCATTTTCAGGGCCATTTCCCCGGCACGCCGATCATGCCGGGCGTCACCATTGTTGAAGCGATGGCGCAGACAGCAGGCGTGATGGTGGGCACCGCCCTTGGCATGCAGGACCGCGACATGCTGATCTATTTCATGTCGATCGACAAATGTAAGTTCCGCCGCAAGGTTGGCCCCGGCGATGTGCTGCGGATGGATCTCACGACCCTGCGCGGCAAGCCGGGTGCGAAAATCTGGAAATTCGGCGGTGTTGCCACGGTCGAGGGCGAAATGGCCGCCGAGGCCGAATTCATGGCGATGTTGGATCTGCCGCAGGACGCGGCATGA
- a CDS encoding OmpH family outer membrane protein: MRRALIPLVMMLAGATPGLAQQAPVAEPQTNTPAPARGGVISPVLTIDSERLFRDSAFGQRVTREIEAESEQLATENREIEAALEAEERELTEKRSQMKPAQFRLLADAFDEKVQRTRTEQAAKNRALSEALDLERERFLSAAAPVLEQLMRNSDAAVILERRRVFVSSSVIEVTDEAIALLDEAIGTGLTDAD, from the coding sequence ATGCGCCGCGCTCTCATCCCCTTGGTGATGATGCTGGCCGGGGCCACCCCCGGCCTCGCGCAGCAGGCCCCTGTGGCAGAGCCGCAAACAAACACGCCAGCCCCCGCGCGGGGCGGTGTGATCAGCCCCGTGCTGACCATCGATTCCGAGCGCCTGTTCCGCGACAGTGCCTTTGGCCAGCGCGTCACCCGCGAGATCGAAGCCGAGAGTGAGCAACTGGCCACCGAAAACCGCGAGATTGAGGCGGCCCTAGAGGCGGAAGAACGCGAACTCACCGAAAAACGGTCGCAGATGAAGCCCGCTCAGTTCCGGCTTCTGGCCGATGCCTTTGACGAGAAGGTCCAGCGCACAAGGACAGAGCAGGCGGCGAAAAACCGGGCGCTGAGCGAGGCGTTGGATCTTGAGCGCGAGCGGTTCCTGTCTGCCGCGGCCCCGGTGCTTGAGCAGTTGATGCGAAATTCCGACGCGGCGGTCATTCTTGAGCGGCGGCGGGTCTTTGTTTCTTCCTCGGTGATTGAGGTCACGGATGAGGCGATTGCCCTGCTGGATGAGGCGATCGGAACCGGGCTGACCGACGCCGACTGA